In Streptomyces sp. NBC_00414, a single window of DNA contains:
- the guaA gene encoding glutamine-hydrolyzing GMP synthase produces the protein MPEASPAAAPDTVLVVDFGAQYAQLIARRVREARVYSEIVPSTMPVDEMLAKNPAAIILSGGPSSVYAEGAPRLDRALFEAGVPVFGMCYGFQLMATALGGTVDNTGAREYGRTGLHVSKSGSTLFEGTPDEQSVWMSHGDACSAAPEGFSVTASTDVVPVAAFENDEKKLYGVQYHPEVMHSTHGQQVLEHFLYRGAGLSPDWTTGNVIEEQVALIREQVGDKRAICGLSGGVDSAVAAALVQKAIGTQLTCVYVDHGLMRKGETEQVEKDFVAATGVQLKVVDAEERFLTALKGVSDPEEKRKIIGREFIRVFEQAQAEIIADEGPEVAFLVQGTLYPDVVESGGGTGTANIKSHHNVGGLPEDLEFQLIEPLRQLFKDEVRMVGQELGLPDEIVQRQPFPGPGLGIRIVGEVDKERLDLLREADAIAREELTAAGLDRDIWQCPVVLLADVRSVGVQGDGRTYGHPIVLRPVSSEDAMTADWSRLPYDVLAKISTRITNEVADVNRVVLDVTSKPPGTIEWE, from the coding sequence GTGCCAGAAGCGTCCCCCGCCGCCGCCCCCGACACCGTCCTGGTCGTCGACTTCGGCGCGCAGTACGCCCAGCTCATCGCCCGCCGAGTCCGCGAGGCCCGGGTCTACAGCGAGATCGTCCCGAGCACCATGCCGGTCGACGAGATGCTCGCCAAGAACCCCGCAGCGATCATCCTCTCCGGCGGCCCCTCGTCGGTGTACGCGGAGGGCGCCCCCCGCCTGGACCGCGCGCTCTTCGAGGCCGGCGTCCCCGTCTTCGGCATGTGCTACGGCTTCCAGCTGATGGCGACCGCCCTCGGCGGCACGGTCGACAACACGGGCGCCCGCGAGTACGGCCGCACCGGTCTGCACGTCTCGAAGTCGGGCTCGACCCTGTTCGAGGGCACCCCGGACGAGCAGTCCGTGTGGATGTCGCACGGCGACGCGTGCAGCGCCGCCCCCGAGGGCTTCTCGGTGACGGCCTCCACGGACGTCGTCCCGGTCGCGGCCTTCGAGAACGACGAGAAGAAGCTGTACGGGGTCCAGTACCACCCCGAGGTCATGCACTCCACGCACGGCCAGCAGGTGCTGGAGCACTTCCTGTACCGGGGCGCGGGCCTGAGCCCGGACTGGACCACCGGCAACGTCATCGAGGAGCAGGTCGCGCTGATCCGCGAGCAGGTCGGCGACAAGCGCGCCATCTGCGGCCTGTCCGGCGGCGTGGACTCCGCGGTCGCCGCGGCCCTCGTGCAGAAGGCCATCGGCACCCAGCTGACCTGCGTGTACGTCGACCACGGTCTGATGCGCAAGGGCGAGACCGAGCAGGTCGAGAAGGACTTCGTGGCGGCGACCGGCGTCCAGCTGAAGGTCGTGGACGCGGAGGAGCGCTTCCTCACCGCCCTCAAGGGCGTCTCGGACCCCGAGGAGAAGCGGAAGATCATCGGCCGCGAGTTCATCCGGGTCTTCGAGCAGGCGCAGGCGGAGATCATCGCGGACGAGGGCCCGGAGGTCGCGTTCCTCGTCCAGGGCACGCTCTACCCCGACGTGGTCGAGTCCGGTGGCGGTACGGGTACCGCCAACATCAAGTCGCACCACAACGTCGGCGGGCTTCCCGAGGACCTTGAGTTCCAGCTGATCGAGCCGCTGCGCCAGCTCTTCAAGGACGAGGTCCGGATGGTCGGCCAGGAGCTGGGCCTGCCGGACGAGATCGTCCAGCGCCAGCCGTTCCCCGGCCCCGGTCTCGGCATCCGGATCGTCGGCGAGGTCGACAAGGAGCGGCTCGACCTGCTCCGCGAAGCCGACGCCATCGCCCGCGAGGAGCTGACGGCCGCCGGTCTCGACCGCGACATCTGGCAGTGCCCGGTCGTGCTGCTCGCCGACGTCCGCTCCGTCGGGGTCCAGGGCGACGGCCGCACGTACGGCCACCCGATCGTGCTGCGGCCCGTCTCCTCCGAGGACGCGATGACCGCCGACTGGTCGCGACTGCCGTACGACGTCCTCGCGAAGATCTCGACGCGCATCACGAACGAGGTCGCGGACGTCAACCGGGTCGTCCTCGACGTGACGTCGAAGCCGCCGGGCACCATCGAGTGGGAGTAA
- a CDS encoding chorismate mutase, protein MSTATPGTATTDKTGARTEEAADLITGARERIDALDDHIIGLVQERMAVSAVIQKARITSGGRRVNLSREMEVLGHYREALGKPGTALAMTLLELCRGRI, encoded by the coding sequence ATGAGCACAGCCACCCCCGGCACGGCCACCACCGACAAGACCGGTGCCCGCACCGAAGAGGCCGCCGACCTGATCACCGGCGCCCGCGAGCGCATCGACGCCCTCGACGACCACATCATCGGCCTGGTCCAGGAACGCATGGCCGTCTCGGCCGTGATCCAGAAGGCCCGGATCACCTCCGGAGGCCGCCGGGTGAATCTGTCGCGCGAGATGGAGGTGCTCGGCCACTACAGGGAAGCCCTGGGCAAGCCGGGCACCGCACTGGCGATGACCCTGCTGGAGCTGTGCCGGGGCCGCATCTGA
- a CDS encoding LAETG motif-containing sortase-dependent surface protein: MKLRRVMVAAATTAVIAPLALLSAPAAFATDPAPTGTETATSTATPGPSETTATTTPAATPTTTPPSETPPSTPTTTPPVTTPAPSTTPPESSETPDPEPSVCEDTKVDVSITGLPGKIAVGSGWHKFSLNVLNSSDSTLQDLDFLAGASSDVDGTDLFKSKQVQLQAWNPDAKVWENLDEEGYAVGFVGYTDELKPDYEVHVPLRINVKSTAPVGAGFSLGATIYGDDDAECTGFGEVAYKFQIVAAGTDTNDTKPQEGGKAPVSDQKPDKTNTPQVTGNLAETGSSSALPTIGLVGGAALVAGVGAVVVARRRRAGSDA, from the coding sequence ATGAAGCTTCGCCGTGTCATGGTCGCTGCGGCCACGACCGCAGTCATAGCCCCGCTCGCCCTGCTGTCGGCTCCGGCCGCCTTCGCGACCGACCCCGCGCCCACCGGGACCGAGACCGCGACCTCGACCGCGACGCCGGGCCCGAGCGAGACCACCGCGACGACGACGCCCGCCGCGACGCCCACGACGACGCCGCCGAGCGAGACGCCCCCGAGCACGCCGACCACGACCCCGCCGGTGACCACCCCGGCGCCGAGCACCACTCCGCCCGAATCGTCGGAGACCCCGGACCCCGAGCCGTCCGTGTGCGAGGACACCAAGGTCGACGTCAGCATCACCGGCCTGCCCGGCAAGATCGCCGTGGGCAGCGGCTGGCACAAGTTCTCGCTGAACGTCCTGAACTCCTCCGACTCGACGCTCCAGGACCTCGACTTCCTCGCGGGCGCCTCGTCCGACGTGGACGGCACGGACCTGTTCAAGAGCAAGCAGGTTCAGCTCCAGGCCTGGAACCCGGACGCCAAGGTCTGGGAGAACCTCGACGAGGAGGGTTACGCGGTCGGCTTCGTCGGTTACACCGACGAGCTCAAGCCCGACTACGAGGTCCACGTCCCGCTGCGCATCAACGTGAAGTCCACCGCTCCGGTCGGCGCGGGCTTCTCGCTCGGCGCGACCATCTACGGTGACGACGACGCGGAGTGCACCGGCTTCGGTGAGGTCGCGTACAAGTTCCAGATCGTCGCCGCGGGTACGGACACCAACGACACCAAGCCGCAGGAAGGCGGCAAGGCGCCGGTCAGTGACCAGAAGCCGGACAAGACCAACACGCCGCAGGTCACCGGCAACCTCGCCGAGACCGGGTCCAGTTCCGCGCTGCCGACCATCGGTCTCGTGGGCGGGGCCGCGCTGGTCGCCGGTGTGGGTGCGGTCGTCGTCGCTCGTCGCCGCAGGGCCGGCTCCGACGCGTAA
- a CDS encoding GMC family oxidoreductase — MPQDAYDYDVLVVGSGFGGSVTALRLTEKGYRVGVLEAGRRFTPATLPKNSWDLKNYLWAPKLGMYGLQRIHLLGNVMVLAGAGVGGGSLNYANTLYVPPKPFFEDPQWKDITDWQEELKPYYDQAQRMLGVRLNPTMTPSDVHLKAAAQRMGVGDTFHMAPVGVFFGDGEDADKTVKARPGETVDDPYFGGAGPARSACAECGECMTGCRHGAKNTLNENYLYLAEKAGAVVHPLTTVVSLTDDSQGGYAVATLPTDRRGKGAKREGRVFKARRIVLAAGTYGTQTLLHRMKAGGQLPHLSKRLGELTRTNSEALVGAQTSDRRYRKATGEAKVDFTRGVAITSSIHPDANTHIEPVRYGKGSNSMGSLSILQVPYTEGSSRALGWLVNAVKHPTLMARSISNRRWSERTIIGLVMQSLDNSLTTYLKPKGAGKGLLTARQGHGAPNPKQIRAASEGAAAIAAEINGFAGSNVGELMGTPLTAHFLGGCPIGASADEGVIDPYHRLYGHPGISVVDGAAVSANLGVNPSLTITAQAERAMSYWPNKGEADPRPAIGAAYERLKPVEPLSPAVPADAFGALKLPFLGMPTMPPKK, encoded by the coding sequence GTGCCTCAGGACGCTTATGACTACGACGTCCTCGTCGTGGGCTCCGGCTTCGGCGGATCCGTCACCGCCCTGCGCCTGACGGAGAAGGGCTACCGCGTAGGTGTCCTGGAAGCGGGCCGCCGCTTCACCCCGGCCACGCTCCCGAAGAACTCCTGGGACCTGAAGAACTACCTGTGGGCGCCGAAGCTCGGCATGTACGGCCTCCAGCGCATCCACCTGCTCGGCAACGTGATGGTGCTCGCCGGCGCGGGCGTGGGCGGCGGTTCCCTCAACTACGCCAACACCCTCTACGTACCGCCGAAGCCGTTCTTCGAGGATCCGCAGTGGAAGGACATCACCGACTGGCAGGAGGAGCTGAAGCCGTACTACGACCAGGCGCAGCGCATGCTCGGCGTACGGCTCAACCCGACCATGACGCCCTCCGACGTCCATCTGAAGGCGGCGGCCCAGCGGATGGGCGTGGGGGACACCTTCCACATGGCGCCGGTCGGGGTCTTCTTCGGCGACGGCGAGGACGCCGACAAGACCGTGAAGGCCCGGCCCGGCGAGACGGTCGACGACCCGTACTTCGGCGGCGCGGGCCCGGCCCGCAGCGCGTGCGCCGAGTGCGGCGAGTGCATGACGGGCTGCCGGCACGGCGCGAAGAACACTCTCAACGAGAACTACCTGTACCTCGCCGAGAAGGCGGGCGCGGTCGTCCACCCCCTGACGACCGTCGTGTCCCTCACGGACGACTCGCAGGGCGGGTACGCCGTCGCGACGCTCCCCACGGACCGCAGGGGCAAGGGCGCCAAGCGTGAGGGGCGTGTCTTCAAGGCCCGCCGGATCGTCCTCGCGGCCGGCACGTACGGTACGCAGACCCTGCTGCACCGGATGAAGGCGGGCGGCCAGCTCCCGCACCTGTCGAAGCGACTGGGGGAGCTGACCCGTACGAACTCCGAGGCGCTGGTGGGTGCGCAGACCAGCGACCGCCGCTACCGCAAGGCCACCGGCGAGGCGAAGGTCGACTTCACGCGCGGGGTCGCCATCACGTCCTCGATCCACCCGGACGCCAACACGCACATCGAGCCCGTCCGTTACGGCAAGGGCTCGAACTCGATGGGCAGCCTGTCGATCCTCCAGGTCCCCTACACGGAAGGCTCGTCGAGGGCGCTCGGCTGGCTGGTCAACGCGGTCAAGCACCCCACCCTCATGGCCCGCTCGATCTCCAACCGCCGCTGGTCGGAGCGGACCATCATCGGCCTGGTGATGCAGTCCCTGGACAACTCCCTGACGACGTACCTGAAGCCGAAGGGCGCGGGCAAGGGCCTGCTGACGGCACGCCAGGGCCACGGCGCCCCCAACCCGAAGCAGATCAGGGCCGCTTCGGAGGGCGCCGCCGCGATAGCCGCCGAGATCAACGGCTTCGCGGGCTCGAACGTCGGCGAACTGATGGGCACCCCGCTGACCGCCCACTTCCTGGGCGGCTGCCCGATCGGCGCCTCCGCGGACGAGGGCGTCATCGACCCGTACCACCGGCTGTACGGGCACCCGGGCATCTCCGTCGTCGACGGCGCCGCGGTCTCGGCGAACCTGGGCGTGAACCCGTCGCTGACCATCACCGCACAGGCCGAGCGCGCGATGTCGTACTGGCCCAACAAGGGCGAGGCGGACCCGCGTCCGGCGATCGGCGCCGCGTACGAGCGCCTGAAGCCGGTCGAGCCGCTCTCGCCCGCGGTCCCGGCGGACGCCTTCGGTGCCCTGAAACTCCCGTTCCTGGGCATGCCGACGATGCCACCGAAGAAGTAG
- a CDS encoding succinic semialdehyde dehydrogenase, whose protein sequence is MTDSQAPAQAPEKTGTNPLAPAPEGARTAADVVTPELIAQLTRGVVGSGRTANHTPFTGEKLADLPESTPQDVELAYDRARAAQRLWVQIPVKERAAVLLRFHDLVLARQAEVLDLIQLETGKARLHAHEEVQAVAVAARHYGRRAPFYLRPKRHAGAMPTLTKVTELRHPRGVVGQIAPWNYPLELSVGDALPAFVAGNAVVMKPDTETCLTALWARDLLIEAGLPADVFQVVLGEGPVIGPEVVKHADYVSFTGSTRTGREVAQGAAARLVGVSLELGGKNAMLVLEDADIDRAAAGAVRACFSSAGQLCISIERLYVHESIADTFLERFAARTRAMRLGTSLAYGAEMGSLVGERQLETVTRHVEEAVAKGATVVAGGVARPDIGPYFFEPTILDGVETPMAVCGEETFGPVVSIYRFKDEDAVIDSANATAYGLNSSVWTKDGRRGAEVAARLRTGTVNINEGYGPAYGSVQSPMGGMKDSGLGRRHGSEGILKYTEAQTVAQQRLLPMAPSLGMDDEKYAQFMSRSLRLMKAFRFR, encoded by the coding sequence ATGACGGACTCGCAGGCCCCGGCACAGGCCCCGGAAAAGACCGGTACGAACCCTCTCGCGCCCGCACCCGAAGGCGCCCGCACGGCCGCTGACGTGGTCACGCCGGAGCTGATCGCCCAGCTCACCCGTGGCGTGGTCGGCTCGGGCCGCACCGCCAACCACACGCCGTTCACCGGCGAGAAGCTGGCCGACCTGCCCGAGTCCACCCCGCAGGACGTGGAACTGGCCTACGACCGGGCCCGCGCCGCCCAGCGCCTGTGGGTCCAGATCCCCGTGAAGGAGCGCGCGGCCGTCCTCCTCCGCTTCCACGACCTCGTGCTCGCCCGCCAGGCCGAAGTGCTGGACCTGATCCAGCTGGAGACCGGCAAGGCCCGTCTGCACGCCCACGAGGAGGTCCAGGCGGTCGCCGTCGCGGCCCGCCACTACGGCCGCCGGGCCCCCTTCTACCTGCGCCCCAAGCGGCACGCGGGCGCCATGCCGACCCTCACCAAGGTCACCGAGCTGCGCCACCCGCGAGGCGTCGTCGGCCAGATCGCCCCCTGGAACTACCCCCTCGAACTCTCCGTCGGCGACGCGCTCCCCGCCTTCGTCGCGGGCAACGCCGTCGTGATGAAGCCCGACACCGAGACCTGCCTCACCGCCCTGTGGGCCCGTGACCTGCTGATCGAGGCGGGCCTGCCGGCCGACGTCTTCCAGGTGGTCCTCGGCGAGGGCCCGGTCATCGGCCCGGAGGTCGTCAAGCACGCCGACTACGTCTCCTTCACCGGCTCCACCCGCACGGGCCGCGAGGTCGCGCAGGGCGCGGCGGCCCGCCTGGTCGGCGTCTCCCTCGAACTCGGCGGCAAGAACGCCATGCTGGTCCTTGAGGACGCCGACATCGACCGGGCGGCGGCCGGCGCGGTCCGCGCCTGCTTCTCGTCCGCCGGACAGCTGTGCATCAGCATCGAGCGGCTGTACGTCCACGAGTCGATCGCGGACACCTTCCTGGAGCGGTTCGCCGCCCGCACCAGGGCGATGCGGCTCGGTACGTCCCTCGCGTACGGCGCCGAGATGGGCTCGCTGGTCGGCGAACGCCAGCTGGAGACCGTGACCCGGCACGTCGAGGAGGCCGTCGCCAAGGGCGCGACCGTCGTCGCGGGCGGTGTCGCGCGCCCGGACATCGGCCCGTACTTCTTCGAGCCCACCATCCTCGACGGCGTCGAGACACCCATGGCGGTCTGCGGCGAGGAGACCTTCGGCCCGGTCGTCTCCATCTACCGGTTCAAGGACGAGGACGCGGTGATCGACTCCGCCAACGCCACGGCCTACGGCCTCAACTCCTCGGTCTGGACGAAGGACGGCCGCCGCGGCGCCGAGGTCGCGGCCCGGCTGCGCACCGGAACGGTCAACATCAACGAGGGCTACGGGCCCGCGTACGGCAGCGTCCAGTCGCCGATGGGCGGCATGAAGGACTCCGGCCTCGGCCGCCGCCACGGCTCCGAGGGCATCCTCAAGTACACGGAGGCCCAGACGGTCGCCCAGCAGCGACTGCTGCCGATGGCCCCGTCCCTGGGCATGGACGACGAGAAGTACGCCCAGTTCATGAGCCGCAGCCTGCGGCTGATGAAGGCGTTCCGTTTCCGCTAG
- a CDS encoding serine/threonine-protein kinase yields MSDDGGRLVGGRYRLTERIGSGGMGTVWRATDELVGRDVAVKEPRLPGDPRDAAHQRAYHRLQREARAAARVDHPGAVAIHDVVVEDGLPWIVMELIRGESLHEVLQRGALPPTESARIGLSVVGALKAAHAKGIVHRDVKPANVLLGQHGRVVLTDFGIAHIQGEESLTMSGEFVGSLEFIAPERMSGRGAGPAADMWSLGVCLYAAVEGWSPFRRTTLESTLAAILSAEPPEPKHAGPLGPLIVRLLAKDPDQRPDADEVAASLEAVAEGWPAPRGDLTAPQDAALLREFADDSGTMRFGRAPSHPEVPGEVSAPVPVSVSVSDSDSAPVPVSAPVPVPVPVPVPVSVSDSDSAPVPVSDSAPVPVSDSAPVPVSVSDSDSAPVSDSVSGSVPDPDLAPDSDPAPGAGPDFNPDHNRDPVPAPAPGPDSHPDLKQDSDPASGPAPAPAPESDSTHATDADVVLPKPGRRRASRLVGGTLVGVLLVAGGVWLGTSLTDGVGGTPADSSATSPETAPVPTVGEVWTARPEKDLKAVLHLPRQFVRFHEQGGADDQPRMAIFDNDEVVQVRLTQWDEAPSSPMARARHQGDTWAGYGESRTQYTPTSFHGDEAVLADTTYDTEGNLTRVMELMILTDDGRLYELRVDMPKGTADEKRGTAVFKGARERLEIEP; encoded by the coding sequence ATGAGCGATGACGGGGGGCGCCTGGTCGGCGGCCGTTACCGGCTGACGGAGCGCATCGGCTCGGGCGGCATGGGCACCGTGTGGCGGGCCACGGACGAACTCGTGGGGCGGGACGTCGCCGTCAAGGAGCCCCGCCTGCCCGGTGATCCGCGGGACGCGGCCCACCAGCGCGCGTACCACCGGCTGCAGCGCGAGGCGCGGGCCGCCGCGCGCGTGGACCATCCCGGCGCCGTCGCCATCCATGACGTGGTCGTGGAGGACGGACTGCCTTGGATCGTCATGGAGTTGATCCGCGGCGAGTCCCTGCACGAGGTGCTGCAGCGCGGCGCGCTCCCGCCCACCGAGTCGGCGCGGATCGGGCTGTCCGTCGTGGGCGCACTGAAGGCGGCGCACGCCAAGGGCATCGTGCACCGCGACGTGAAGCCCGCGAACGTCCTGCTCGGACAGCACGGCCGCGTCGTGCTCACCGACTTCGGCATCGCGCACATCCAGGGCGAGGAATCGCTCACGATGAGCGGGGAGTTCGTGGGCTCCCTCGAATTCATCGCGCCGGAGCGGATGTCCGGCCGGGGCGCGGGCCCGGCCGCGGACATGTGGTCCCTGGGCGTCTGCCTGTACGCGGCCGTCGAGGGCTGGTCCCCGTTCCGGCGTACGACGCTGGAGTCCACCCTCGCCGCGATCCTGTCCGCCGAGCCGCCGGAACCGAAGCACGCGGGGCCGCTCGGGCCGCTGATCGTACGGCTCCTGGCGAAGGACCCGGACCAGCGGCCGGACGCCGACGAGGTCGCCGCCTCGCTGGAGGCGGTGGCGGAGGGATGGCCGGCACCCAGGGGCGACCTGACGGCTCCGCAGGACGCCGCTCTCTTACGGGAGTTCGCGGACGACTCCGGGACGATGCGGTTCGGACGGGCACCTTCGCATCCCGAGGTACCGGGGGAGGTCTCGGCTCCGGTCCCGGTCTCGGTCTCGGTCTCGGACTCGGACTCGGCTCCGGTCCCGGTCTCGGCTCCGGTCCCGGTCCCGGTCCCGGTCCCGGTCCCGGTCTCGGTCTCGGACTCGGACTCGGCTCCGGTTCCGGTCTCGGACTCGGCTCCGGTTCCGGTCTCGGACTCGGCTCCGGTCCCGGTCTCGGTCTCGGACTCGGACTCGGCTCCGGTCTCGGACTCGGTCTCGGGCTCGGTCCCGGATCCGGACTTGGCCCCAGACTCCGACCCGGCCCCGGGCGCGGGCCCGGACTTCAATCCGGACCACAACCGGGACCCGGTCCCCGCTCCGGCCCCGGGCCCGGACTCGCATCCGGACCTCAAGCAGGACTCTGACCCGGCCTCCGGCCCAGCTCCCGCCCCGGCCCCCGAATCGGACAGCACCCACGCCACCGACGCCGATGTCGTGCTCCCGAAGCCGGGGAGGCGCCGGGCTTCCCGGCTCGTGGGCGGCACGCTCGTCGGCGTCCTGCTCGTGGCGGGCGGCGTCTGGCTCGGCACCTCGCTCACCGACGGCGTGGGCGGGACCCCGGCGGACTCGTCCGCGACCTCACCCGAGACCGCGCCCGTCCCCACGGTCGGCGAGGTGTGGACCGCCCGCCCGGAGAAGGACCTGAAGGCGGTCCTGCACCTCCCCCGGCAGTTCGTGCGCTTCCACGAGCAGGGCGGCGCCGACGACCAGCCGCGGATGGCGATCTTCGACAACGACGAGGTCGTCCAGGTCCGGCTCACCCAGTGGGACGAGGCGCCGAGCTCACCGATGGCCAGAGCACGGCATCAGGGCGACACCTGGGCGGGATACGGGGAGTCGAGGACGCAGTACACGCCCACGTCCTTCCACGGGGACGAGGCCGTGCTCGCCGACACCACCTACGACACCGAGGGCAACCTGACCCGGGTCATGGAGCTGATGATCCTCACCGACGACGGCCGTCTGTACGAGCTGCGGGTGGACATGCCCAAGGGGACGGCGGACGAGAAGAGGGGCACCGCGGTGTTCAAGGGGGCGCGGGAGCGTCTTGAGATCGAGCCGTAG
- a CDS encoding diacylglycerol/lipid kinase family protein, translated as MGLDLDGRAHARQRWAARGALAAAGIAVLLPLLFGGVASLLLVAVGVFGTAVTVAALWWVLTLRGPARAAAVALAAATPAAVIWFFAAENLLWVVFVSLVLWGAAVWAGKFALSSTRSHTVSVREHRTPAPVSPFLIMNPRSGGGKVERFGLKEKAEKLGARVHLLDPERQEDVTVLARRAVEDGADLLGVAGGDGTQALVAAVAAEHGIPFLVVCAGTRNHFAMDLGLDRGDPAASLDALTEEGVELHVDLGFADSHPFVNNASFGAYAVVVQSPEYRDDKVRTTLELLPELLTHQRGPRLTARVEEAGGAARPEAGGATRAAVIDAPQALLVSNNPYRMDDPAGLGYRERLESGVLGVLGVRVENAAEAAGLLLGRHSTGLTVLTAREVVVDADRPEIEVGVDGEALMLPTPVRCRIEPGALRVRVPGNRPGVPEAKPPIDWRRLRKLAAAVGRTALPGHRALPREEHLPANRTPPAA; from the coding sequence GTGGGCCTGGATCTTGACGGGCGGGCGCATGCCCGGCAGCGCTGGGCGGCGCGTGGTGCCCTGGCCGCGGCCGGCATCGCGGTGCTGCTGCCGCTCCTGTTCGGGGGAGTCGCGAGCCTGCTGCTCGTCGCGGTGGGAGTGTTCGGCACGGCGGTGACCGTGGCCGCCCTGTGGTGGGTCCTGACGCTGCGGGGACCGGCCCGCGCGGCGGCCGTGGCGCTGGCCGCCGCGACGCCCGCCGCCGTCATCTGGTTCTTCGCCGCCGAGAACCTGCTGTGGGTCGTCTTCGTGTCCCTGGTCCTGTGGGGAGCGGCCGTCTGGGCCGGGAAGTTCGCGCTCAGCAGCACCAGGTCGCACACGGTGAGCGTGCGGGAGCACCGGACCCCCGCCCCCGTCAGCCCCTTCCTCATCATGAACCCGCGCTCCGGGGGCGGGAAGGTCGAGCGGTTCGGGCTGAAGGAGAAGGCCGAGAAGCTCGGGGCACGGGTCCATCTCCTCGACCCCGAACGGCAGGAGGACGTCACCGTCCTCGCCCGGCGGGCCGTCGAGGACGGCGCCGATCTGCTCGGTGTCGCGGGCGGGGACGGTACGCAGGCGCTGGTCGCCGCCGTCGCCGCGGAGCACGGCATTCCGTTCCTCGTCGTCTGCGCCGGGACCCGCAACCACTTCGCGATGGACCTCGGACTCGACCGGGGCGACCCGGCGGCGAGCCTCGACGCGCTCACCGAGGAAGGCGTCGAACTCCACGTCGACCTCGGCTTCGCCGACTCGCACCCCTTCGTCAACAACGCCTCGTTCGGGGCGTACGCGGTGGTCGTGCAGAGCCCCGAGTACCGGGACGACAAGGTCCGTACGACGCTGGAGCTGCTGCCCGAGCTGCTCACGCACCAGCGCGGGCCGCGGCTGACCGCCAGGGTGGAGGAGGCGGGCGGGGCCGCCCGTCCGGAGGCGGGGGGCGCCACCCGGGCGGCCGTCATCGACGCGCCCCAGGCCCTTCTCGTGAGCAACAACCCCTACCGCATGGACGATCCGGCGGGGCTCGGCTACCGCGAGCGGCTGGAGTCCGGCGTGCTGGGCGTCCTCGGTGTCCGGGTCGAGAACGCCGCCGAGGCCGCCGGGCTGCTGCTGGGCAGGCACTCCACCGGGCTCACGGTGCTGACGGCCCGCGAGGTGGTCGTGGACGCCGACCGCCCCGAGATCGAGGTCGGCGTGGACGGCGAGGCACTCATGCTCCCCACGCCGGTACGGTGCCGGATCGAGCCCGGCGCCCTGCGCGTGCGCGTCCCAGGGAACCGGCCGGGCGTGCCGGAGGCCAAGCCGCCCATCGACTGGCGCCGGCTGCGCAAACTCGCGGCGGCGGTCGGGCGTACTGCCCTGCCCGGACACCGTGCGCTGCCCCGGGAAGAGCACCTGCCCGCGAACCGGACACCTCCTGCGGCCTGA